In a genomic window of Thalassotalea piscium:
- the pxpA gene encoding 5-oxoprolinase subunit PxpA, which produces MKLNCDLAEIDNGVAELVMPFIDMANICCAAHAGSTALIKSTLKLAKKYQVEIGAHPSYPDRENFGRKSINISKQELTETLYQQISLVCLLAHENGQEVSYVKPHGALYNDMINDEQLFILILKVIEQINSSLKLMLLATPNNQHFRQLANAFGIELIFEAFADRRYTDDGFLMSRTVSGAVLNKEQTLAQVQQLIATQTVETSGKRLLPLNAQTVCVHGDNKDGVDLIKELKELCHQ; this is translated from the coding sequence ATGAAATTAAATTGTGATCTTGCTGAGATAGATAATGGTGTTGCAGAGTTGGTAATGCCCTTTATTGATATGGCAAATATTTGTTGTGCAGCACATGCAGGCAGTACAGCGTTAATAAAATCGACCTTGAAGCTAGCTAAAAAGTATCAAGTGGAAATTGGCGCACATCCAAGCTACCCTGATCGTGAAAATTTTGGTCGAAAGTCGATAAATATTTCAAAGCAAGAGCTTACTGAAACCCTATACCAGCAAATTAGTTTAGTGTGTCTGCTTGCACATGAGAATGGACAAGAAGTGAGTTACGTTAAACCACACGGCGCGCTATATAATGATATGATTAATGACGAACAGTTATTTATATTGATCTTAAAAGTGATTGAGCAAATAAATTCGTCATTAAAGTTGATGCTATTGGCAACTCCCAATAACCAACATTTTAGACAATTAGCGAACGCTTTTGGTATTGAACTTATATTTGAAGCATTCGCTGATAGACGCTATACAGATGATGGTTTTCTGATGTCACGTACCGTAAGTGGTGCTGTGCTCAATAAAGAACAAACTTTAGCTCAAGTACAGCAATTAATTGCAACCCAAACCGTTGAAACCTCTGGCAAGCGCTTATTACCGTTAAATGCACAAACTGTATGTGTACATGGTGATAATAAAGACGGTGTGGACCTGATCAAAGAACTAAAGGAACTCTGTCATCAGTAA
- the pxpB gene encoding 5-oxoprolinase subunit PxpB, which yields MAGENAFIIYFTLAASVNNEKKNADIIRYVASISHKVQLKLANIVLNVIPAYHSLLIVFDTDKSSFNQCQSLVENLMLNSNQQLYSVNSLSTKTLTLPIYYDESVGPDLARIAKHAKLTVAEVINLHQQGTYYVNAIGFAPGFAYLGEVNSKIAMPRLTSPRLSVPKGAVAIAEQQTAIYPASSPGGWNIIGRCPLTLFDINKEQPMSFSLGDTVTFDSVDKNTFLSLGGEL from the coding sequence ATTGCCGGTGAAAATGCTTTTATCATCTATTTCACCCTTGCCGCAAGTGTAAACAATGAAAAGAAAAATGCCGATATAATTCGCTATGTTGCTAGCATTTCACATAAAGTACAGCTTAAATTAGCCAATATTGTACTAAACGTGATCCCTGCATATCATAGTTTATTAATTGTTTTCGACACAGATAAATCAAGCTTTAACCAATGCCAATCTTTGGTTGAAAACCTGATGTTAAACAGCAATCAACAGCTTTATAGTGTGAATAGTTTATCTACTAAAACTTTAACATTACCTATTTATTATGATGAAAGTGTTGGCCCTGATTTAGCACGTATTGCAAAACATGCAAAGCTTACGGTCGCAGAAGTCATTAACTTACATCAACAAGGTACTTACTACGTAAATGCAATTGGCTTTGCCCCTGGTTTTGCATATTTAGGGGAGGTGAATAGTAAAATTGCTATGCCAAGACTAACAAGTCCCCGTTTAAGTGTTCCTAAAGGTGCTGTTGCAATTGCAGAACAACAAACGGCTATTTATCCTGCATCATCTCCTGGTGGTTGGAACATCATAGGTCGTTGCCCATTAACATTATTTGATATAAATAAAGAGCAACCAATGTCGTTTTCTTTAGGTGATACTGTTACTTTCGATTCAGTAGATAAAAATACGTTTTTATCGCTTGGCGGTGAACTTTAA
- a CDS encoding biotin-dependent carboxyltransferase family protein → MQGFIVEKSGVQSILVDSGRFGQAHIGLTQGGPADENAFYWLNRLLGNNSNNTAIECNFGGLLLRSTSDQTIAVTGANAPLFINGQRKATWCSYRVSADDLIELGHASKGAIVYLGVNKGFNIPLQFGSSTTVVRENIGGLSGEPLKIGDILPIFDVETKPLLSMPRKHIPSYHQHLTLRLILGAQHSFFSEQATKTLFNCEYVVSKQADRMGYRLEGPALQASKSSMTSEGIAFGAVQVPPNGQPIVLLSDRQTLGGYPKLGAILSIDAYRLSQCTAGALVYFQEISLNQAQTFLEEEQQIRQLTLFSHQ, encoded by the coding sequence ATGCAAGGTTTTATTGTTGAAAAATCAGGTGTTCAAAGTATTTTAGTGGATAGCGGACGATTCGGTCAGGCTCATATTGGACTTACTCAAGGTGGACCTGCAGATGAAAATGCATTTTATTGGTTAAATCGGTTACTGGGAAATAATAGTAATAATACCGCTATTGAGTGTAATTTCGGTGGCTTGTTATTACGTTCAACTTCAGATCAAACTATTGCCGTAACCGGTGCTAATGCGCCTTTATTTATCAATGGTCAACGAAAAGCTACATGGTGTAGTTACCGTGTTTCAGCTGATGATTTGATTGAACTTGGCCATGCTAGTAAAGGCGCTATTGTATATTTAGGCGTTAATAAAGGTTTTAACATCCCTTTACAGTTCGGTAGTAGTACAACGGTTGTTAGAGAAAATATTGGTGGGTTGTCGGGTGAGCCGCTAAAGATAGGTGATATACTTCCTATTTTCGACGTTGAAACAAAACCCTTACTGTCAATGCCAAGAAAACACATCCCAAGTTATCATCAACATTTAACATTACGCCTTATATTAGGGGCTCAGCATAGTTTTTTTTCTGAGCAAGCTACAAAAACACTGTTTAATTGTGAGTATGTTGTTTCTAAACAAGCTGATCGTATGGGATATCGCCTTGAAGGGCCAGCTTTACAAGCATCAAAGTCTAGCATGACATCTGAAGGGATCGCTTTTGGCGCAGTGCAGGTGCCACCCAATGGGCAACCAATAGTGTTACTTTCTGATCGACAAACATTAGGCGGTTATCCTAAACTTGGCGCTATTTTATCAATAGATGCTTATCGTTTATCACAATGTACCGCGGGTGCGCTTGTGTACTTTCAAGAAATATCGCTAAATCAAGCGCAAACCTTTCTTGAAGAAGAGCAACAAATTCGACAATTAACGCTATTTAGCCATCAGTAA